The genome window TCAAAGGTAATAAAATAGCCCGGACAAAGTCCTGGCCATTCGTCAGGCTTAGTCTAAACCCCCCCAGGCAACGAATAAGGTGCCCGATACTTCCTGGTCAAATACTTATTCGCATCATCGTCATTTATAAACTTTTCCGTCTTGGGGTCGAAGGTTAATGCTCTTCCGGTTCGGTAGGCGATGTTGCCCAGGTGGGCCAGGCCGGAGGAAAGGTGGGCGGTTTCTACGGGGCCGTTCAGGATCTTTGGGTCTTTGGCTACCACGGCGTCGATGAAGTTTTTGTAATGGTCGCCACCAGCTTTGCGCGTTGGGCCGGGTTTCTTTTCTTTGCCCAGGAATGTTTCGTAGAAATCGTAACCTTTTACGACCATATAGCCTTCGGAACCATAGAAAATGTTGCCGATCCCTGTGCCGCCTTCGTCGTTCGTCATCCAGGGACGTACTTCAAATTCAATGATCTTTTTCTCTTTGGGATATACAAATGATGACGTCAGCACTTCGGGCGTTTCCTTGGCATCGTTCCACAGAAATTTGCCGCCGGATGAAGTGATTTTCTCAGGAAAACTGTCCACGCCCAGGCCCCACATGCACATATCCGTTTCGTGAATGCCTTGATTTCCAATGTCTCCATTGCCATAGTTCCAATGCCAGTGCCAATCGTAATGCACGTAATTTTTGGAGAATGGCTTCATTTCCGCTGGTCCGGTCCAGAGGTCGTAATTGAGTCCTGCGGGGATGGGTTCGGTGCCTTTGTCACCAATATCTGGGCGCCATTTGTAGACCAAACCTCTTGCCATGTAAACATTGCCTATTAATCCTTCGCGCAAATGTTTCACAGCTTCCTGCAATGCTTCGGAACTGCGTAACTGAACGCCGTGCTGCACAACCCGTTTGTATTTATGCGCAGCCTCAACCAGCTTCCGTCCTTCGGCAAGATTATGAGAACCGGGCTTTTCCACATACACATCCTTGCCTGCCTGACAAGCCCATATCGCTGCCAGTGCATGCCAGTGATTGGGTGTTGCAATGCTGACGGCGTCAATGGTTTTGTCCTCAAAAACCTTACGGAGATCATTTTCCATCTTCACCTTCTTCCCTGTCTTTTCCTCAAATTCCTTCGCTCTTTTTTGAAGAATGTTGTTATCCGGATCACATAATGTGGCTACTTCTACATTGCTGAGGTTATTAAAACCGCTGATATGGCTTTGCCCACGCCCGTTCACACCCAGGACTGCCACCCGCACGCGGTCGTTGGCGCCGAAAGCACTGGCCGGAATGATGGACGGAATCGAAAGCGCAACGGCGGCTCCGGTAGAATTTTTGATAAAATCCCGGCGTGAAACTTCATTTTCTTTACTCATATTCGGAAGATCAGGATAGTAATGGGACGAAACTGAATGGTAAGATTATATAAATGAGACGATTATTCGCAAACGCTCCCTTAGCAACATTTGCTAAATAATACTATAATTTTGTCATTTTGTACTATTCAAAAAATCTTGATAACGCCATATCCGCTCACTGTTAATATGGAAATGACGCTTATCCAGAAGAAAATGTCATAGATTAATGTGGGTTTCAGGGAGGCAGGCAGCTCTTTGAAGCGAAAAACTAGCGAAACATAAACGATTAAAAGTAACAGGATCGAAGTGGCGATTCCGCCCAGGATGACCATGAGAACCGGCGATTGAATAAATAGAAAAAGTATGCACCACGCCGCAGGTAAAATCCAGGACAAGATTGCAATGCTTTTTCGCTGGTTCTCAGCAGAATCAAATTTCATCCAGCCTAATGCGCCGAACGCATCGCCCCAAACCCTGGCCCAACTTGCGGTTGCGGTGAAAAGCGTAGAGTAGAGCACAAAAAATGCACCGACCAAAAAGAGGTTTTTAGCCCATGGGCCGAGCGTTTCAGTAAAAATGCGTGATAGCACTTCAATCATTTCATAACCTTCCGGAACAGCCCCACCGCTGTGCAAAACCGCTGCGCCCAACAAGTAGAATGCTGCCGTCACCACTGTGTAAACGACCATCGACAGCACCGCATCCAGATACATGACATTAAACCAGCCTTTTGCACGCTCGGTCCACGCCGGGGTTCCGTCATTAGGGCCGGTGTAAGCGGCGTAACCTTTTTCAATACACCAATAATTGTAATACATGATCTCATCGCCACCTACGCCCGTGATGCCGAATGCGCCGAATGCGATCGCTACCAAACTGGTTGGTAAGGAAAATTGAAGTCCGGATTTGACCTGTTCCCAGTGAATGGCATATTTAGTGCCCTGCAACAAGATCAGCGACATCAGAATGACGGCTGTAAAAAGAATGATCATCACCAATGAGCCCTTTTCAACAAGTCCGTACTGGCCGCGATAAACGAGAAAAGAAGTGATTAATACAGAAAATATAGCCCAAACATTGACAGGAATAGCCGGCCACGCCATGTTCAAGACAATAGCAACCCCGCCCACGATCCCGCCGACCTGCAATAATTTCAATCCCTGCAAAGAAAGCCATAAC of Dyadobacter chenhuakuii contains these proteins:
- a CDS encoding Gfo/Idh/MocA family oxidoreductase, whose translation is MSKENEVSRRDFIKNSTGAAVALSIPSIIPASAFGANDRVRVAVLGVNGRGQSHISGFNNLSNVEVATLCDPDNNILQKRAKEFEEKTGKKVKMENDLRKVFEDKTIDAVSIATPNHWHALAAIWACQAGKDVYVEKPGSHNLAEGRKLVEAAHKYKRVVQHGVQLRSSEALQEAVKHLREGLIGNVYMARGLVYKWRPDIGDKGTEPIPAGLNYDLWTGPAEMKPFSKNYVHYDWHWHWNYGNGDIGNQGIHETDMCMWGLGVDSFPEKITSSGGKFLWNDAKETPEVLTSSFVYPKEKKIIEFEVRPWMTNDEGGTGIGNIFYGSEGYMVVKGYDFYETFLGKEKKPGPTRKAGGDHYKNFIDAVVAKDPKILNGPVETAHLSSGLAHLGNIAYRTGRALTFDPKTEKFINDDDANKYLTRKYRAPYSLPGGV
- a CDS encoding Nramp family divalent metal transporter, which gives rise to MSRILSPPSTFTGRLKYLGPGFILSAAIVGSGELIATTALGAKAGFITFWVIIVSCLVKVALQLEFGKNAIYTGTFMMHNFNQLPGRKWGRAHWSIWLWLSLQGLKLLQVGGIVGGVAIVLNMAWPAIPVNVWAIFSVLITSFLVYRGQYGLVEKGSLVMIILFTAVILMSLILLQGTKYAIHWEQVKSGLQFSLPTSLVAIAFGAFGITGVGGDEIMYYNYWCIEKGYAAYTGPNDGTPAWTERAKGWFNVMYLDAVLSMVVYTVVTAAFYLLGAAVLHSGGAVPEGYEMIEVLSRIFTETLGPWAKNLFLVGAFFVLYSTLFTATASWARVWGDAFGALGWMKFDSAENQRKSIAILSWILPAAWCILFLFIQSPVLMVILGGIATSILLLLIVYVSLVFRFKELPASLKPTLIYDIFFWISVISILTVSGYGVIKIF